In one Rutidosis leptorrhynchoides isolate AG116_Rl617_1_P2 chromosome 8, CSIRO_AGI_Rlap_v1, whole genome shotgun sequence genomic region, the following are encoded:
- the LOC139863593 gene encoding uncharacterized protein — MDRLLADENKIRESKLARQLGAFWNSARCLPARGSAKGVMIHRAGLCRPTVCFNSSVRMDFTLASESTSLSYWLRWEFLFCLLSVLTSVIIASFLIRKYEGWNNTERAFSVHDGEAWMPCLKGLSPVWLMVFRIIATCLLLAASIADVVTHGTNLFYYYTQLATNTSGSCPTHFDMHNKRPDSIPAHPPLVANLWTLTLTIIYFLFGSLLSACGCFREHKICNTLRKETDSEKGIYAPLTHTGADEPVNQLGECYFSQTGAVWGYIFQIVYQMTAGAVMLTDGVYWLVIFPFLTITDYEMSFLTVVVHSLNIVLLIGDTAMNSLRFPWFRISYFILFTAFYVIFEWIVHTTVETWWPYPFLDVSVDFAPMWYWVVAVLHVPCYAVFALIVKAKYTILSRWFPDSYQCFR, encoded by the exons ATGGACAGGTTATTGGCAGATGAG aataaAATAAGGGAGTCAAAACTAGCTCGACAGCTAGGTGCTTTCTGGAACTCGGCTAGATGCTTGCCGGCGAGGGGAAGTGCGAAAGGTGTTATG ATTCATAGAGCTGGGCTTTGCCGACCAACTGTTTGTTTTAATTCCTCTGTGAG GATGGATTTTACATTGGCTAGTGAGAGTACTAGTCTGAGTTATTGGTTGAGATGGGAGTTCTTGTTTTGTTTGTTATCAGTACTTACGTCCGTAATTATAGCGTCGTTCTTGATACGAAAGTATGAAGGTTGGAATAATACAGAAAGGGCTTTTTCTGTGCATGATGGTGAAGCATGGATGCCATGTTTGAAGGGATTAAGCCCTGTTTGGTTGATGGTTTTTAGAATCATTGCTACATGTTTGCTTTTAGCCGCTTCCATTGCTGATGTTGTTACTCATGGGACCAACTTATTTTACTATTATACTCA ACTTGCAACAAATACTAGCGGGTCCTGCCCGACCCATTTTGACATGCATAACAAAAGACCCGATTCAATACCCGCCCATCCACCACTAGTTGCAAATTT gtggactttgactttgaccatcaTCTATTTCCTG TTTGGATCACTGTTATCCGCTTGTGGATGTTTTCGCGAACACAAGATATGCAACACCTTAAGAAAAGAAACTGATTCAGAAAAAGGAATTTATGCGCCTCTCACACATACAGGAGCCGATGAGCCCGTTAATCAGTTAGGAGAATGTTATTTCTCGCAAACCGGTGCGGTTTGGGGCTACATATTTCAAATTGTTTACCAG ATGACTGCTGGAGCAGTGATGTTAACTGATGGTGTTTATTGGCTTGTAATCTTCCCGTTTCTTACCATTACTGACTACGAAATGAGTTTT TTGACGGTTGTCGTACATTCACTTAATATTGTTTTGCTGATAGGAGACACAGCCATGAATAGCTTG CGCTTCCCCTGGTTCAGAATTTCATATTTCATCTTGTTTACGGCGTTTTACGTGATCTTCGAATGGATTGTTCATACCACTGTCGAAACCTG GTGGCCGTATCCATTTCTTGATGTATCAGTAGACTTTGCTCCAATGTG GTACTGGGTGGTTGCAGTATTGCATGTTCCATGCTATGCTGTGTTTGCGCTCATTGTGAAAGCGAAGTACACTATATTATCTCGATGGTTTCCTGATTCGTATCAATGTTTCAGATGA
- the LOC139861581 gene encoding zinc finger CCCH domain-containing protein 41, whose translation MELNVSAEESGRSPSASENNPDDKEISDDDDDRNHKHRRRDDARSQSQEQDVVEQVFTKPYRRANKAFENGNIYRGSGFQTGEAYRNSSFNPMDSKFDKRRPGYTQSSQGPLDLNQRIRGNTGPVRGRGRDSGHWSQRESRFNSVDIASQIVQQGPLPRGMFAGRGLTTVPNAYGASWGPYGLVPGMPNGGLDTLHPLGLQGGYRSINPSMNMGMGLARQRCRDFEEQGFCLRGDMCPMEHGINRIVVEDVQSLSQFNLPVSLQNATMPGAPGGSGPPPASGPTTNSVFSNKAPHGKTSKPGVGPNEPNLTDLGADFYDPDQPLWGNDSQPMMTQSNVNENRSFMDSGSSGDHRPAPLDGSGEIKPGGTAFRRVGNTKNKMEMSERQDPSISSQVAKISSQKVQSGNPKSVHKPYQKAECTLFVNNVPPQQNKRESLITHFHKFGEVINIRIPINSDRAFVQFSKREEAEAALTAPDAVMGNRFIKLWWADRDNLPVNGTSTSIPHRDVTVSSAAQKDKIAPPGSNQPKPVIINAPKAPPPSQKKLENLEVLKEELRKKQEMLDQKRNEFRRKLDKLAKQATGKGEIEPEQVAKRKKVENVADSTKAAPTSSSDPETISSSPGAEVIGNGKKSLEATVPQSSKSTAVIALQKSPVLKSSPLPIIGSSAVNPFKLDNRPTAFKIISSLPSDLANVAVLKEHFSSFGDLSKVELDDSADDNNDPGTSKYSACVYFTTRHAAEKAFLSGKCLNGHNLQFSWLKSSNREITTVSSSKRNSDESNPKTDSQKPATSRDEEESEKLEQKDINKELKEPDESNHVV comes from the exons ATGGAGCTTAATGTTTCAGCCGAGGAATCGGGCCGGTCACCTTCAGCATCTGAAAACAATCCTGATGATAAAGAAatcagtgatgatgatgatgatcgcaaCCATAAGCATCGTAGAAGAGATGATGCAAGGTCTCAATCACAGGAGCAAGATGTTGTGGAACAAGTATTTACTAAACCATATAGAAGGGCAAACAAAGCTTTTGAAAATGGGAATATTTACAGGGGATCAGGTTTTCAGACCGGTGAAGCGTATAGAAATTCCAGTTTTAACCCTATGGATTCTAAGTTTGACAAAAGACGACCCGGGTATACACAATCTTCTCAAGGACCTTTGGATTTGAACCAGAGAATTAGAGGGAATACTGGTCCAGTAAGGGGTAGAGGAAGGGACTCGGGTCATTGGAGTCAACGTGAGTCTAGATTTAACTCTGTTGATATTGCCTCTCAGATAGTTCAACAGGGGCCCCTGCCCCGTGGTATGTTTGCTGGGAGGGGTTTAACAACTGTTCCAAATGCTTATGGTGCATCGTGGGGTCCATATGGGTTGGTTCCAGGAATGCCAAATGGTGGTCTCGATACACTACATCCTCTTGGATTACAAGGAGGGTATAGATCTATTAATCCCTCTATGAACATGGGAATGGGACTTGCTCGTCAACGGTGTAGAGATTTCGAGGAACAAGGTTTTTGTCTAAGAGGTGACATGTGCCCAATGGAGCATGGTATTAATCGTATTGTTGTGGAAGATGTTCAG AGCCTTTCACAGTTTAATCTCCCAGTATCACTTCAAAATGCAACTATGCCTGGTGCACCAGGTGGGTCAGGACCTCCACCTGCGTCTGGGCCCACAACAAACTCAGTGTTCAGCAACAAGGCTCCACATGGCAAAACTAGCAAACCTGGTGTGGGTCCCAACGAGCCGAACTTAACCGATCTTGGGGCTGACTTTTACGATCCTGATCAGCCTCTATGGGGTAATGATTCTCAACCAATGATGACTCAATCTAATGTAAACGAAAATAGGTCTTTTATGGACTCTGGCTCATCTGGTGATCATCGTCCTGCCCCGCTTGATGGCTCCGGTGAAATTAAACCTGGTGGGACCGCTTTTCGAAGAGTTGGCAATACAAAAAACAAAATGGAAATGAGTGAAAGACAGGATCCATCAATTAGTTCCCAAGTTGCTAAAATTTCATCTCAAAAAGTGCAAAGTGGAAACCCGAAGAGTGTCCACAAACCGTATCAAAAAGCAGAATGTACATTATTTGTGAACAATGTTCCTCCCCAACAGAACAAACGAGAGTCCCTAATCACACATTTTCATAAATTCGGCGAAGTTATTAATATTCGTATACCTATAAATAGTGATCGAGCTTTCGTCCAGTTTTCAAAACGAGAAGAAGCAGAGGCTGCATTAACCGCACCCGATGCTGTTATGGGTAATCGCTTTATTAAACTATGGTGGGCTGATCGTGATAACTTACCTGTTAATGGAACAAGTACATCAATACCTCATCGTGATGTCACAGTTTCATCAGCAGCACAAAAAGACAAAATTGCCCCTCCTGGTTCTAATCAACCGAAGCCTGTGATCATCAATGCCCCAAAAGCACCTCCACCTTCTCAAAAGAAGCTGGAGAATTTGGAGGTTTTGAAAGAGGAGCTTCGTAAAAAGCAAGAAATGCTTGATCAGAAGAGGAATGAGTTTCGGCGCAAGTTGGACAAACTTGCGAAACAA GCTACAGGTAAAGGAGAGATAGAACCTGAACAAGTGGCTAAAAGAAAGAAAGTAGAAAATGTAGCTGATTCTACAAAAGCTGCACCTACAAGTTCCAGTGATCCTGAAACGATTTCATCTTCACCAGGAGCTGAAGTTATAGGTAATGGTAAGAAGTCTTTGGAGGCTACTGTGCCACAAAGTTCCAAATCAACGGCTGTAATTGCTTTGCAAAAATCACCAGTCTTGAAATCATCACCGTTACCGATTATTGGTTCATCAGCTGTTAATCCGTTCAAATTGGACAACCGTCCCACCGCATTTAAGATCATCTCATCTCTGCCAAGTGATCTTGCCAAT GTTGCAGTTTTGAAGGAACACTTCTCATCGTTTGGGGATCTTTCTAAGGTAGAACTAGATGATTCAGCTGACGACAATAATGATCCTGGCACGTCAAAATATTCAGCTTGCGTATATTTCACAACCCGACATGCTGCTGAGAAAGCGTTTTTGAGTGGTAAATGTTTGAACGGTCACAACTTACAGTTTTCATGGCTAAAATCCAGTAACCGCGAAATTACAACTGTATCCAGTTCTAAAAGAAACTCTGATGAAAGTAATCCAAAAACTGATTCCCAAAAACCCGCTACATCTAGAGATGAAGAGGAATCAGAAAAGCTTGAACAAAAGGACATTAACAAAGAATTAAAGGAACCAGATGAAAGTAATCATGTCGTTTAG